GCTGAGCAACCTCCCtctcaatattcaaaaaactgctgaaaacagaagtcttccgcaccttcctatgcatctattttttttaattattactatTTCCTTGCACTTGCAactaaattttttatttattattttgcttgccttgtacctcacttgtgtgttgctttggataaaagcgtctgctaaatgactaaataaaaatacaaaatgtagcCCTGTAATATGCTCTTTGAAGTAATCAATCCCACAATTTAAGACTGCGAGGCCTAAGGTAAACCGAATCAATAGTGTTACCAAAGAAATAATTTGGTCAATTTTTCTCTGTTCCAGAGTTTTGTAGCTCcaacaaataaattatatgaaaaagcttttacagtagaaaaaaaagcctTGATAGGCACAACAGACAGTTGTCCACTAGAGGTCCCAAGGAATTTAGTATGTTAAAGAAATTCACTGCAGTTGCATTTGTAGAGAACAAAAAGAGATCATGCTGAAGTTTTGGAGTTCCACAGTCTAAACGTATTTCATTCCACTATTACAGGagtagaaaacaaagaaaaaaataatttaaagaattaaaagaaTGTATTGTTTGCCATTGTCAACAGTGGAAATGATTCCTGGTTTGTAATCATTGGCTTGTGAATGAAACACGTGCTTAGCTAAAAGTCAGGTCTCTTAAATGCTTCTCAGTAAAGAGAACAGTTTACTTATATATAGTTGTACCTCCTACAATAATCAGGTGGAACTCATTTTTATAACTCCTTTTATGAAGAAAGAAGCATATGCGTTGACCAGCAATGCCTGAAACCAGATTTTTAATAATCAACTAGATTATCCAACTGGACCATGTTTTAGTTCAGCATGccacaaatatttcaaacagttGAAATGACAGGGCCTCAACCTTGTGTAAACTGCAGGAGCTCTCAGTTACACCTCACCTACTTCTGTACAGTTTCTCTCAAACCTCTCATGACAGACTCCCACAAAACCTACACTGTTCCTCGCCCTCAGGACATTAGTCATTACACTCCGCAAGCACACCGTCTCACTCGCGGCCTCTCAAAATATTATTTACcttattgtatttatgttaaatgtttatcAGGCCgctaatgcaaatattttaaatatttttcacacgTAATACATGTTTTGTGATTGAACAAACCAATGAAGTGACAGGTTTTTAATACTCTTTCGAGTGCGAGTTTCCTTTCTCCTAATACTGGACTGAAATAATGACTGAAGCAaagagtgaaaaatgttttcttccatttcGTTCTTTACAttgtattgtaattattttttgttagaTATTATGTTAGTGTTTAGCATTGGGATTAGGCCTAGAAGAAAATACTAGAATGGAATAAAATTGCTCATGTTGTTATTCTCATTGATATGTGCATTtattgaaaaaagttaaaagttattGATCACAGTTAAAAATTATTAAGTGTCATGTTTCAATCAAGTACAGCCTTCTtcgttttacattttaaatgcccATTCACTTTATAACCTGATTTCATATGTCACACACATGTTTATTTGCagaatatttacattataaaatgtCCTACTGATACTGaacacatgtttaaaaaaataacatcctGTCTTCTAAAAGAATTACAAACATCGCATCACACAGAATCTTCAGTAAATTCATAGCAAAACTTAATCActtgtgtactgtacattaattATTGGATATGTACTATTTAATCACAGCTGAATGATGGTGATGGCCGACTCATACCAAACCCAGAAGCCAGGATAGACAGGTTCACTAAACGAGGCCTTAAAACGGTGGATGAGAGACATGTTGTCTCCTAGAGCATAGAAAGAGAGGGTCCCCCCAGCGTGATCCAGGAACACCCCAATGCGGGAGGAGTAAGGTGCCTTGACCTCTATCTGGTCTTTGTTGTGACGGGCTGAGTAGCTGGAATCAGAGCAGAAGAGGCTCCAAGATTTGCGGTTGTACCCAATGCGGCAGTTGTCTCCATAACCAGCCCTTTTGATGCCTTTGTAGGTGACTCCAATGGCAGCTCCCTCCCCACTCCATTCAATTTCCCAGTAGTAGGCACCACCAGAGAGGGCCTCTTTACACAGGACCTGAGGAAGGGAGTCAAATCTGGCCGGGTGGTCACTGTAAGACTGGGGCTCTCTCTTGAGGgcagcttttctgtttcctcGAGACAAGTAGAGCTGTCTGTAGGCTGTGTTTTGGTCCAGAGTGAGCTGACTAGCATCTAGAAGTAAACATAaggaaaagtaaatgtaatttacaaaaggaagtatttatttaaattgcttaggttaaatgtaaatgagcaaaACCAAGACCAAGCcccagcaacagcaacaaaagaaaCCCTAACTTCTGCCCCACTAGGATGCAGAGGTTAGCAGAATGTAATAAGAATTTGCAGTTCTGTTAGAATTGATGGAAAGTGATCGGAAGGTTAAGTGGGAGACCCTTTGGCTGTACACAAAGAAATCAGAATAATTCCAAGGGTTAGACATCACCTGCCTGCTGTGTACTTTCACATCTGCAGATCACAGTATGTGGGATACCCGGTGGCCTCGACCAGGTCTGCCTGGCCTATTATCTGAAATACCAGAGGGATTAACACTGTTTGTGAATTTGACCACAAACAGAAGTCCATCTAACAACTAGGAAGTGAGACTGAAACCATCTGAGAGCTCTTTTCTAGTGATCCTAAAGACTGTAATTGATTCGTAGTATATTCGTAGTAAGTATAAATGCTTAATAGAATGAGGGAAGGGAATGTCCCTATTTATTAGACAAGTATACCCGGTTGAAATATTTTGTTACTACAGTAATTAGACTGGTTATCAAACATCAGGTTTTGTGGTCTTGTGATCACAAAGATCGCAAAGTTATGCAAATGTAATCAATCCCAGTGTAATGTAACCGCAtctaaaaacagattttgtggTCAGCCACAGGGTCTGACAGAGAAACTCATCAGCATCTAATTTGCCTCATGCACTTTAGCGAGCACCAAGGGGAGTGAATTGTGTCACTGCAGAAAACAGGATTAGAGAAGCAGAGACTCACATTTCAGGAAATCCTCCCTGTATCGGGGTTCCTGTACTGGAGAGGCTAAAGTGGACTGGAGTGATTTGTACTGCACAACAGCTTCATCGTCTGTGGAAGTAAGAACATATACAATACGGATGAGTGTTGTAGTATTACAGGGAATTACTTTAGACTACATCATGCCGGTAATTACAGAAAAACACCGTTATTGCACCTATGCCTATGATGACGagcctgaaaatgaaaatgagactGTTACAATGTGGGCAGTGTGAATCCTCCTGTTATAGGCTATTAACTCTTCTGTGTCACCGTCAGTAAAACTGATCCACACTATCCAAGACCAATCAACTTTCTATTTCTATatcagtgtgtttatgtaaacTTTATGGCAGTTTTGCACCCTATCAGTGTAAACCTTTAACCATGCAGCACCCCTTAATGACCTTCGGCCTCCCTCTAATGAAACCATGGCCCTGCCATGGTCAAACATCAGACAAGATTGCAAAATATGGCCTGGTCAAATTTTTCCTAAACTTTTTCATTTCTAATATCCATAAATGTTACCAAAAggcaaatattttttacaaatttggTGTTCACATAAAATcagttatgttgttttttttcttgaatgaGTGACTTACTTTTAATTGACCGTCTCTTTTTGGAATCGTCCAGTTCACAGAAGGGCATTTTGTTAACtggaattaaaaacaaaaagaatgagTCAACCCGTTTGTGAGGATAACATCTTCagaaatttacaataaaaagatgtTCATGGCAGCTCTACACTCACCTGTCTTGGCCACTTTAACCAGCTCTTCATTGCTGAATTCATTCAGGTGCTGTTTCATCTCAGAAACAGCTTTAGTGACCGGGTCAAAGGAGAAGTAGGGGTTCACAGTTACTGTAGGCAGCTCTTCAGACTCTGTTTGGGCTATCAGCATGTGAAAACTCTaatacagaaagacagaaaatgtttaagaaactgatggatggatggtggaACTGTGGGCGGAAACTATTGCGAGTCTTGTATTGTGTCTTAATGTTAGTGTTTGGTGGCCGTTGTTTACCTGGATGAAGTGGATGTGGTCCTCAGTGCGGGACAGCTGGGTGATCTCATTGTCTCTCCTTCTCAGATCAGCAATCTCATTGGTCAGACGCTCCATATGACCTTCAGCGTTGTTGAGTGCTGCTCTCTTGTTGGAGGAAATCATCTTAGCCATCTCTTGCTGCATCCTCTCAATGGAGCGCATCATGTCACCAAACATCTTCTCGCATTCC
The Channa argus isolate prfri chromosome 24, Channa argus male v1.0, whole genome shotgun sequence genome window above contains:
- the ftr83 gene encoding finTRIM family, member 83, with protein sequence MSSDQDTCYLCKEYLRDPVSIPCGHIFCSICLKTYWDHADYTGSYLCPQCRVTYNKRPTPRRMGSSRQSTAQRSSESFPPPPPSPDYNYAGSQDVGCDICVGKKYKAIKTCLMCLASYCEKHLKPHYESATFKRHKLVDEIGHLDRQICPQHQKGLELYCRTDEMCICVLCTVKEHKGHDLVSAEQERSEEQQRLGATQAEIQEKIHDRLKQMEELKQAVDSLKNSAQRALQECEKMFGDMMRSIERMQQEMAKMISSNKRAALNNAEGHMERLTNEIADLRRRDNEITQLSRTEDHIHFIQSFHMLIAQTESEELPTVTVNPYFSFDPVTKAVSEMKQHLNEFSNEELVKVAKTVNKMPFCELDDSKKRRSIKNDEAVVQYKSLQSTLASPVQEPRYREDFLKYASQLTLDQNTAYRQLYLSRGNRKAALKREPQSYSDHPARFDSLPQVLCKEALSGGAYYWEIEWSGEGAAIGVTYKGIKRAGYGDNCRIGYNRKSWSLFCSDSSYSARHNKDQIEVKAPYSSRIGVFLDHAGGTLSFYALGDNMSLIHRFKASFSEPVYPGFWVWYESAITIIQL